A single window of Candidatus Polarisedimenticolaceae bacterium DNA harbors:
- the purE gene encoding 5-(carboxyamino)imidazole ribonucleotide mutase, with translation MNPLVGILMGSRSDWETMSAAAETLDALGVPHEVRVVSAHRTPDLLFDYASTAESRGIEVIVAGAGGAAHLPGMVSSKTILPVLGVPVESKALKGLDSLLSIVQMPGGVPVGTLAIGRAGAMNAALLAASIVGARHPEYREALRKFRSEQTARVLADPDPRAPAPAKRP, from the coding sequence ATGAACCCCCTCGTCGGCATCCTCATGGGCTCCCGGTCGGACTGGGAGACGATGTCCGCGGCCGCGGAGACGCTGGACGCGCTCGGCGTTCCGCACGAGGTCCGCGTCGTCTCCGCGCACCGCACCCCCGATCTCCTCTTCGACTACGCGTCGACGGCGGAGTCGCGGGGAATCGAGGTGATCGTGGCGGGCGCCGGAGGCGCCGCGCACCTCCCCGGCATGGTCTCGTCGAAGACGATCCTGCCGGTGCTCGGCGTCCCCGTCGAGTCGAAGGCGCTCAAGGGGCTCGACTCGCTGCTGTCGATCGTCCAGATGCCCGGAGGCGTTCCGGTGGGGACGCTGGCGATCGGTCGGGCCGGCGCGATGAACGCGGCGCTGCTCGCCGCCTCGATCGTCGGTGCGCGGCACCCGGAGTATCGCGAGGCGCTCCGGAAGTTCCGCTCCGAACAGACCGCGCGGGTGCTGGCCGATCCCGACCCCCGCGCACCGGCTCCGGCCAAGCGTCCATGA
- a CDS encoding ATP-binding protein, translated as MRRIVVLVGVVVLAGAVSTLLAWRLAVRVESDRDARLFAEESAERVSAVREAMQDSLQSLVALDAFWRASEEVTAAEFASFARAIRERQASLECLAWVPRVLRDGRERYEPRFVEPPELEAALLGVDLGSEPERRRAFEGARATGRERLTGPVRPVHASSGSGLLAVLPILRGGGAAEPGGFVVGAVLADQLLDRALGRQRDVGIDVELLDGGVEGEPPTERTIAVRRSGGAEPTGASPRHEDRFVLAGRRWIVRTVAVHGQAAPSTLPAVSLAVGLLGTAFFVAIVVVLESKNAALRREVAERRRAEEARLAVERQMFATQKLESLGTFAGGVAHDFNNILTGILGNADLARRKLDPGHPAADCLERVVAASERAATLTGQLLDYVGRSGMRRERVDLNAVVSGMGPLLVASIPRKVVLRMELGEPLPRVEADATQIRQVVANLVANGAEACDRDGGTVVVRTRASKDGERCVLEVEDSGSGIDAETLARVFDPFFTTKFTGRGLGLAAVHGIVRAHGGSVGVDSTPGRGTTFRVELPSTPDVAVAPASAPRRARPDAAILVVDDEPAIRELARAALEGEGFRVLEASDGTEAVALYFDRRDDIGLVLTDMTMPRMHGDEALAAIRAAGGEVRAVLMTGYSEGEAAARFESLGLRGILTKPFLPAELVEKVRAALA; from the coding sequence GTGCGACGCATCGTAGTCCTGGTCGGAGTCGTCGTTCTCGCCGGGGCCGTCTCGACCCTTCTCGCGTGGCGCCTGGCCGTCCGGGTCGAGAGCGACCGCGACGCGCGGCTCTTCGCCGAGGAGTCCGCCGAGCGGGTGAGCGCCGTCCGCGAGGCGATGCAGGATTCGCTCCAGAGTCTCGTCGCGCTGGACGCCTTCTGGCGGGCCTCCGAGGAGGTGACCGCGGCGGAGTTCGCGTCGTTCGCTCGGGCGATCCGGGAACGTCAGGCGTCCCTCGAGTGTCTCGCCTGGGTTCCGCGGGTGCTCCGGGACGGCCGCGAGCGCTACGAGCCCCGGTTCGTGGAGCCGCCCGAGCTGGAGGCGGCGCTTCTGGGGGTCGATCTCGGATCCGAGCCCGAGCGCCGGCGTGCGTTCGAGGGGGCGCGCGCCACGGGGCGCGAGCGGCTCACCGGCCCCGTTCGACCCGTCCACGCGTCCTCGGGTTCCGGGTTGCTGGCGGTTCTCCCGATTCTGCGGGGCGGCGGGGCCGCGGAGCCGGGAGGATTCGTCGTCGGCGCCGTCCTGGCGGATCAACTCCTCGATCGCGCGCTCGGCAGGCAACGGGACGTCGGCATCGACGTGGAGCTCCTCGACGGGGGTGTCGAGGGGGAGCCCCCGACCGAACGGACGATCGCCGTCCGCCGGTCGGGTGGGGCGGAACCGACGGGTGCTTCGCCGCGTCACGAGGACCGTTTCGTTCTCGCGGGACGAAGGTGGATCGTGCGTACGGTCGCGGTGCACGGCCAGGCCGCCCCCTCGACGCTGCCGGCGGTGTCGCTGGCCGTCGGCCTTCTCGGCACGGCCTTCTTCGTCGCGATCGTCGTGGTCCTCGAGAGCAAGAACGCCGCCCTCCGCCGCGAGGTGGCCGAACGTCGCCGCGCGGAGGAGGCGCGCCTGGCGGTCGAGCGCCAGATGTTCGCGACGCAGAAGCTCGAGAGCCTCGGCACGTTCGCCGGAGGCGTGGCGCACGACTTCAACAACATCCTGACCGGCATTCTCGGGAACGCCGATCTCGCCCGTCGCAAGCTCGACCCCGGTCATCCCGCCGCCGACTGCCTGGAGCGCGTCGTCGCCGCCAGCGAGCGCGCCGCGACGCTGACCGGCCAGCTGCTCGACTACGTCGGCCGCAGCGGGATGCGACGCGAGCGGGTCGACCTCAACGCGGTCGTCTCGGGCATGGGGCCGCTGCTCGTCGCCTCGATCCCCCGCAAGGTCGTCCTGCGGATGGAGCTGGGCGAGCCGCTCCCCCGGGTCGAGGCGGATGCGACGCAGATCCGCCAGGTGGTCGCCAACCTCGTCGCCAACGGCGCGGAGGCGTGCGACCGCGACGGCGGCACCGTCGTCGTGCGCACGAGGGCGTCGAAGGACGGCGAACGCTGCGTGCTGGAGGTCGAGGATTCCGGGAGCGGGATCGACGCCGAGACGCTCGCGCGGGTCTTCGATCCGTTCTTCACCACGAAGTTCACGGGGCGGGGGCTCGGGCTCGCCGCCGTCCACGGCATCGTGCGCGCGCACGGCGGCTCGGTGGGCGTGGACTCGACGCCGGGCCGCGGGACGACGTTCCGCGTGGAGCTCCCGTCGACCCCCGACGTCGCCGTGGCTCCCGCGAGCGCCCCGCGCCGAGCGCGGCCCGACGCCGCGATCCTCGTCGTCGACGACGAGCCGGCGATCCGCGAGCTCGCCCGTGCGGCCCTCGAAGGCGAGGGCTTCCGCGTCCTCGAGGCGTCCGACGGCACCGAGGCGGTCGCCCTCTACTTCGACCGCCGCGACGACATCGGCCTCGTCCTGACCGACATGACGATGCCGCGGATGCACGGGGACGAGGCGCTGGCCGCGATCCGGGCCGCGGGGGGGGAGGTGCGCGCGGTCCTCATGACCGGGTACTCCGAGGGCGAGGCGGCCGCGCGGTTCGAGAGTCTCGGCCTGCGGGGCATCCTCACGAAGCCGTTCCTTCCCGCCGAGCTCGTCGAGAAGGTCCGCGCGGCGCTCGCGTGA
- a CDS encoding response regulator: protein MARFLRIPDWPLPWKVLALLLLVSTVPLAAATGFTFREARQQTRKDAESLLAARADQIGGQIEAFHTAYLETVERMGRSVTLREYAQSPHEPSRRSRAEASLANLVDTDADVHGVALVGRDGVILLDTDPGAIGRSVAGQTYYSEGLAGRRGAADPFETQASGGGTQVLAYYGPLRDPRGEVLAVVVLYVRTEALLRRLREVHGLAGPGSRVVLYDSVGVRIGQSTPGPVDYRPIGPLPSEVVDALVEGRRFGERTREFLENPIDAPEERRRVVGPPDRTPFLETDPVSGEEVLAVALRLQVKPWTLLTFVPLASVNQPSARLVGRSLALGVVLMILALAVGLFLSGWILRPVRPLTEALDRVAEGDLGSRVVVERTDALGRLADGFNRMAEALAASRDEMEHRVQERTRDLADAMKQLEEKNREIERATRLKTEFLANMSHELRTPLNSVIGFSELLAEDLAGKVPEEHLRQVQEIHASGRYLLGLINDVLDLARIEAGRLSLDLEDVDVLVAARDAVRTLEPAARLKGIELRVVVETERVVSADQRRLRQILLNLLSNAVKFSPAGDVVELVARDEGAHVRFEVRDNGPGIDPEAVEDVFRPFVQGESPLVKKNEGAGLGLAIVRSLVDEHRGRVGVDTAPGRGATFWFTLPAVDAPGAPDRFVAPASREAPPQRIGETARPAPGRRLQILAIDDDPNTGDLLRSTLEPVGYRLTWRASGAAGLAAAFQQRPDLVVVDLVLTDMTGFDVLDRLERDARTQGIPVIVLTGAELSAPERERLRERVAALVEKGSLTRGALVDLVRRAVDRDATAGSGGPRTVLVVDDHDANRELARTLVERLGYRARVAPGAAEALEAVRRDPPDLILMDLAMPGLTGFDAARALKVEPATAAIPLVAFTALAMAPDRERARAAGFDDYLVKPVNRDALAAVLRRHLGDAS, encoded by the coding sequence TTGGCCCGGTTCCTCCGCATTCCGGACTGGCCGCTTCCCTGGAAGGTCCTCGCGTTGCTGCTGCTGGTGTCGACGGTGCCGCTCGCGGCGGCGACGGGGTTCACGTTCCGCGAGGCGCGCCAGCAGACCCGCAAGGACGCCGAGAGCCTGCTGGCCGCACGCGCCGATCAGATCGGCGGGCAGATCGAGGCGTTCCACACCGCCTATCTCGAGACCGTCGAGCGGATGGGACGTTCGGTGACGCTGCGGGAGTACGCGCAGTCTCCGCACGAGCCCTCGCGCCGGTCGCGGGCCGAGGCGTCCCTCGCGAACCTCGTGGACACCGACGCCGACGTGCACGGGGTGGCCCTCGTGGGGCGGGACGGGGTGATCCTGCTGGACACGGATCCCGGGGCCATCGGCCGGAGCGTCGCCGGACAGACGTATTACTCCGAGGGCCTCGCCGGGCGACGAGGAGCCGCCGACCCGTTCGAGACGCAAGCCTCCGGCGGGGGTACGCAGGTGCTCGCCTACTACGGGCCGCTGCGCGACCCGCGAGGGGAGGTCCTCGCCGTCGTCGTCCTCTACGTCCGCACGGAGGCGCTGCTCCGGCGTCTGCGCGAGGTGCACGGCCTCGCCGGCCCCGGAAGCCGCGTCGTCCTCTACGACAGCGTCGGGGTGCGCATCGGCCAGAGCACCCCCGGCCCGGTGGATTACCGTCCCATCGGCCCCCTGCCCTCCGAGGTGGTGGACGCGCTGGTGGAGGGGCGCCGGTTCGGCGAGCGCACGCGCGAGTTCCTCGAGAATCCCATCGACGCCCCCGAGGAGCGCAGGCGCGTCGTGGGGCCGCCGGACCGCACGCCGTTCCTGGAGACCGATCCCGTCAGCGGCGAGGAGGTGCTCGCGGTCGCGCTGCGCCTGCAGGTCAAGCCGTGGACGCTTCTGACCTTCGTGCCCCTCGCGTCGGTGAACCAGCCCAGCGCCCGCCTCGTGGGACGATCGCTCGCGCTCGGCGTCGTGCTCATGATCCTCGCGCTGGCCGTGGGACTCTTCCTGTCGGGGTGGATCCTCCGCCCGGTGAGGCCGCTCACGGAAGCCCTCGACCGGGTGGCCGAGGGCGACCTCGGTTCGCGCGTCGTCGTCGAGCGCACCGACGCCCTCGGACGCCTCGCGGACGGCTTCAACCGCATGGCCGAGGCCCTCGCCGCCTCGCGCGACGAGATGGAGCACCGCGTGCAGGAGCGCACGCGCGACCTCGCCGACGCGATGAAGCAGCTCGAGGAGAAGAACCGCGAGATCGAGCGCGCGACGCGCCTGAAGACCGAGTTCCTCGCGAACATGTCCCACGAGCTGCGCACCCCGCTCAACAGCGTGATCGGGTTCTCCGAGCTGCTGGCCGAGGACCTCGCGGGGAAGGTCCCCGAGGAGCATCTGCGGCAGGTGCAGGAGATCCACGCGAGCGGTCGCTACCTGCTCGGCCTGATCAACGACGTGCTCGACCTCGCACGCATCGAGGCCGGGCGGTTGTCGCTCGACCTCGAGGACGTGGACGTTCTCGTGGCGGCGCGCGACGCGGTGCGCACCCTCGAGCCCGCCGCGCGCCTCAAGGGGATCGAGCTCCGGGTCGTCGTCGAGACCGAGCGGGTCGTGTCCGCCGATCAGCGGCGGCTGCGGCAGATCCTGCTGAACCTGCTCTCGAACGCGGTGAAGTTCTCCCCTGCGGGAGACGTGGTCGAGCTCGTCGCGCGCGACGAGGGGGCTCACGTGCGGTTCGAGGTGCGCGACAACGGGCCGGGGATCGATCCGGAGGCGGTCGAGGACGTCTTCCGCCCCTTCGTGCAGGGCGAGAGCCCGCTCGTGAAGAAGAACGAAGGGGCCGGCCTGGGCCTCGCGATCGTCCGGTCGCTGGTGGACGAACATCGCGGCCGCGTCGGGGTCGACACCGCTCCCGGCCGGGGCGCGACGTTCTGGTTCACCCTCCCGGCGGTCGACGCCCCCGGCGCGCCCGACAGGTTCGTCGCCCCCGCGTCCCGCGAGGCCCCGCCGCAGCGGATCGGCGAGACGGCGCGCCCGGCGCCGGGACGCCGGCTGCAGATCCTGGCGATCGACGACGACCCGAACACGGGGGATCTCCTGCGGTCGACGCTCGAGCCCGTCGGGTACCGGCTCACGTGGCGCGCGTCGGGGGCCGCGGGGCTGGCGGCCGCCTTCCAGCAGCGCCCCGATCTCGTGGTCGTGGACCTGGTGTTGACCGACATGACCGGATTCGACGTCCTCGATCGGCTCGAGCGGGACGCGAGGACGCAGGGGATCCCGGTGATCGTCCTCACCGGAGCGGAGCTCAGCGCCCCCGAAAGGGAGCGGCTGCGCGAGCGGGTCGCCGCCCTCGTCGAGAAGGGATCCCTCACCCGCGGCGCTCTCGTCGACCTCGTGCGACGCGCCGTGGACCGCGATGCGACCGCCGGGTCGGGGGGACCGAGGACGGTGCTCGTCGTCGACGACCACGACGCCAACCGGGAGCTCGCGCGCACCCTCGTCGAGCGCCTCGGGTACCGCGCGCGCGTGGCGCCCGGCGCCGCCGAGGCGCTCGAGGCGGTGCGACGCGATCCCCCCGACCTGATCCTGATGGACCTCGCGATGCCGGGGCTGACGGGATTCGACGCCGCGCGGGCGCTCAAGGTCGAGCCCGCGACCGCGGCGATCCCCCTCGTCGCCTTCACCGCCCTCGCGATGGCTCCCGACCGGGAGCGGGCCCGCGCGGCGGGGTTCGACGACTATCTGGTGAAGCCGGTGAACCGCGACGCGCTCGCCGCGGTGTTGCGGCGGCACCTCGGCGACGCCTCGTGA
- a CDS encoding 5-(carboxyamino)imidazole ribonucleotide synthase, whose product MTRIGVLGGGQLGRMLALAGYPLGLEFLLLDPSVEAPAAQLAESLAARFDDPDALDRLASSTSIATYEFENVPVAAVRRIAERIPVFPPAPALETAQDRLAEKTLFRSLGIPTAPFAPVGSREELDVALAEVGLPAILKTRREGYDGKGQWVVRTPAEAETALAAASGTPAILEGFVPFERELSVLAVRGRDGATAFWPLVENRHREGILRLSVAPANGVFDAMQHRAEQKARRVLDALGYVGVLAIEFFQHEGRLLANEMAPRVHNSGHWTIEGAATSQFENHLRAILGWPLGSTAPQGVSAMVNLVGEVPPVEALLGVSGAHVHLYGKSARPGRKLGHVTLVEPDRAALDAALDRVAALVREPALGRG is encoded by the coding sequence ATGACGCGCATCGGCGTCCTCGGAGGGGGTCAGCTCGGAAGGATGCTGGCCCTGGCGGGGTATCCGCTGGGGCTCGAGTTCCTCCTGCTCGATCCGTCGGTCGAGGCCCCCGCGGCGCAGCTCGCCGAGTCCCTCGCGGCGAGGTTCGACGACCCCGACGCCCTCGACCGGCTCGCCTCGTCGACGTCGATCGCGACCTACGAGTTCGAGAACGTCCCGGTCGCCGCCGTGCGGCGGATCGCGGAGCGGATTCCGGTCTTCCCGCCCGCCCCGGCGCTCGAGACGGCGCAGGACCGTCTCGCGGAGAAGACGCTCTTCCGCTCGCTCGGGATCCCCACCGCTCCGTTCGCTCCCGTGGGATCGCGCGAGGAGCTCGACGTCGCGCTCGCGGAGGTCGGCCTCCCGGCGATCCTCAAGACGCGGCGCGAGGGGTACGACGGGAAGGGGCAGTGGGTCGTGCGGACCCCCGCCGAGGCGGAAACGGCGCTCGCCGCGGCATCGGGGACGCCGGCGATCCTCGAGGGGTTCGTGCCGTTCGAGCGCGAGTTGTCCGTGCTCGCCGTCCGCGGCCGCGACGGCGCCACGGCGTTCTGGCCCCTCGTCGAGAACCGGCACCGCGAGGGGATCCTGCGCCTGAGCGTCGCGCCGGCGAACGGGGTCTTCGACGCGATGCAGCACCGCGCGGAGCAGAAGGCGCGGCGCGTCCTCGACGCGCTCGGCTACGTGGGCGTTCTCGCCATCGAGTTCTTCCAGCACGAAGGCCGCCTGCTCGCCAACGAGATGGCACCGCGCGTCCACAACTCCGGGCACTGGACGATCGAGGGGGCCGCGACCAGCCAGTTCGAAAACCACCTTCGCGCGATCCTCGGATGGCCGCTCGGCTCGACCGCGCCGCAGGGGGTCTCGGCGATGGTGAATCTCGTCGGCGAGGTGCCGCCGGTGGAGGCGCTGCTCGGGGTGAGCGGAGCGCACGTCCATCTCTACGGGAAGAGCGCCCGCCCGGGGCGGAAGCTCGGCCACGTGACCCTCGTCGAGCCCGACCGCGCCGCGCTCGATGCGGCGCTCGACCGCGTGGCGGCCCTCGTCCGGGAGCCGGCCCTGGGTCGGGGATGA
- a CDS encoding MBL fold metallo-hydrolase, translating into MRTLFLPTLVNGLDGDPALWVDLLDEGRAVLFDLGDLHALAPRKLARVDFAVVTHAHMDHFCGFDRLLRLALRREREIVLVGPAGFGGHVASRIAGYAWNLVEGYPVRLRVREVDGAVVRDTIHRGAGRMLAEPAGEAPFSGTVHAERLFTIEVAVLDHGIPVLAAALREVEHLGVDKDALDRLGLAPGPWLATLKDLARRREPGATPVEAAAADGGARVLPLAELEGRLLRRGPGQKIAYVTDAAFTPENVERIVALARDADLMVCETPFLHEDVAEAARRGHLSARQAGEIARAAGVRRLAPFHVSPRYQGREREVVEEAARAFGGTLLELPGARE; encoded by the coding sequence GTGAGGACGCTGTTCCTCCCGACGCTCGTCAACGGTCTCGACGGCGATCCCGCCTTGTGGGTGGACCTGCTCGACGAGGGGCGTGCGGTGCTGTTCGATCTCGGCGATCTCCACGCGCTCGCTCCGCGCAAGCTCGCCCGCGTCGACTTCGCGGTGGTCACGCACGCCCACATGGACCACTTCTGCGGGTTCGACCGGCTCTTGCGCCTGGCCCTGCGACGCGAGCGGGAGATCGTCCTCGTCGGACCGGCGGGGTTCGGCGGCCACGTCGCCTCGCGCATCGCGGGATACGCGTGGAATCTCGTCGAGGGCTACCCCGTTCGGCTCCGCGTCCGGGAGGTCGACGGCGCCGTCGTGCGCGACACGATCCACCGCGGTGCGGGGAGGATGCTCGCGGAGCCGGCCGGGGAGGCGCCGTTCTCCGGGACGGTTCACGCGGAGCGGCTGTTCACGATCGAGGTCGCGGTGCTCGACCACGGCATCCCGGTCCTCGCGGCCGCCCTTCGCGAGGTCGAGCACCTCGGCGTGGACAAGGACGCCCTCGATCGGCTCGGCCTCGCACCGGGGCCGTGGCTTGCGACCCTCAAGGACCTGGCGCGCCGTCGCGAGCCGGGGGCGACGCCCGTCGAGGCGGCCGCGGCCGACGGCGGGGCCCGCGTCCTCCCGCTCGCGGAGCTCGAGGGGCGCCTGCTCCGCCGGGGCCCCGGTCAGAAGATCGCGTACGTCACCGACGCCGCGTTCACGCCGGAGAACGTCGAGCGGATCGTCGCCCTGGCCCGCGACGCCGACCTGATGGTCTGCGAGACCCCGTTCCTTCACGAGGACGTCGCCGAGGCGGCCCGCCGCGGCCATCTGTCCGCCCGCCAGGCGGGGGAGATCGCGCGGGCGGCGGGAGTCCGGCGACTCGCCCCGTTCCACGTCTCGCCCCGATACCAGGGGCGGGAGCGGGAGGTGGTCGAGGAGGCGGCGAGGGCGTTCGGGGGGACGCTGCTGGAGCTTCCCGGGGCGCGGGAGTGA
- a CDS encoding M23 family metallopeptidase, with the protein MKKFLLVLVLLAGLVAAALGAFRAGPAPEIRIESAAKAIGRKAAVTVMASEPSRGLSALKVELVQGDKVFPLAEKSYVARPSWAFWGPKTDAESLTLEIGKDAVKDLRQGEAIVRATATRASAWLRSPDPVVVETKLPVRLTPPTLGVVSSFHYVNQGGCEAVVYRVGESAVRDGVRAGRWFFRGWPLPGGGPQDRFALFAVPYDLDDVSGVKVVAEDDAGNEASVGFIDEFFPKPLRRDTIRLNDAFMQKVVAEILPSTPELQDKGDLLENYLQINRDLRKANRALQAELAAASKPTFLWREPFLPMRNTAIMASFADRRTYDYNGKGVDTQDHLGLDMASTRADAVPSANDGVVVLARYFGIYGNAVVVDHGYGLQSLYGHLSSIEVKEGQTVRRGDSVGRSGATGLAGGDHLHFEIALQGLAVSPIEWWDTKWLTDRLKRKLGPALPYGG; encoded by the coding sequence CCCCCGAGATCCGGATCGAATCGGCGGCCAAGGCGATCGGCCGCAAGGCCGCCGTGACCGTGATGGCCTCGGAGCCGTCGCGCGGCCTCAGCGCCTTGAAGGTCGAGCTCGTTCAGGGGGACAAGGTCTTCCCGCTCGCCGAGAAGTCGTACGTCGCGCGCCCGTCCTGGGCGTTCTGGGGACCCAAGACCGACGCCGAGTCGCTGACGCTGGAGATCGGCAAGGACGCCGTCAAGGACCTCCGGCAAGGGGAGGCGATCGTGCGCGCGACCGCCACGCGCGCGTCCGCGTGGCTGCGCTCCCCGGACCCCGTCGTCGTCGAGACGAAGCTCCCCGTCCGGCTGACGCCGCCGACGCTGGGCGTCGTGTCGAGCTTCCACTACGTGAACCAGGGCGGGTGCGAGGCGGTCGTTTATCGCGTGGGCGAGAGCGCGGTGCGGGACGGCGTGCGCGCCGGACGCTGGTTCTTTCGCGGCTGGCCGCTCCCGGGCGGCGGACCGCAGGACCGTTTCGCCCTGTTCGCCGTGCCGTACGACCTCGACGACGTCTCGGGCGTGAAGGTCGTCGCCGAGGACGACGCGGGGAACGAGGCGAGCGTCGGGTTCATCGACGAGTTCTTCCCGAAGCCGCTGCGGCGCGACACGATCCGGCTGAACGACGCGTTCATGCAGAAGGTGGTCGCGGAGATCCTGCCGTCCACCCCCGAGCTCCAGGACAAGGGCGACCTGCTCGAGAACTACCTCCAGATCAACCGGGACCTGCGGAAGGCCAACCGGGCGCTCCAGGCCGAGCTCGCCGCCGCGTCGAAGCCGACGTTCCTGTGGCGCGAGCCGTTCCTCCCCATGCGCAACACGGCGATCATGGCGAGCTTCGCGGACCGGCGGACCTACGACTACAACGGCAAGGGGGTGGACACGCAGGACCACCTGGGTCTCGACATGGCCTCCACGCGCGCCGACGCGGTGCCCTCCGCCAACGACGGCGTCGTCGTCCTCGCGCGGTATTTCGGCATCTACGGGAACGCCGTCGTCGTCGACCACGGCTACGGCCTGCAGAGTCTCTACGGCCACCTCTCGTCGATCGAGGTGAAGGAGGGGCAGACGGTCCGGCGCGGCGACTCGGTGGGGCGCTCCGGCGCGACCGGACTCGCCGGCGGCGACCACCTGCACTTCGAGATCGCGCTGCAGGGCCTGGCGGTGAGCCCCATCGAATGGTGGGACACGAAGTGGCTCACCGACCGCCTGAAACGCAAGCTCGGTCCTGCGCTTCCCTACGGGGGCTAG
- a CDS encoding NAD(P)/FAD-dependent oxidoreductase: MSARSDVLIVGAGLAGLCCARELVGEGVETRLLEASDAVGGRVRTDRLDGFLLDRGFQILLTAYPECRRMLDYAALDLKPFYPGARVRFDGSFYRVADPTRAPLDAVAGAFSPIGTLGDKLAILRVRQRAREGALDDLFARPETTTLDALRGHGFSDAMIERFFRPFLGGIFLEKELQTSSRMFEFVFRMLSEGDNALPATGMAAIPDQLAGKLPAGTIRFGTPVREAGPGRVVLESGEALEAAAVVVAVEGPAAARLTGRTPAPESCAQTCVYFAAERAPFEGREIVLDGDNRGPITNLAVVSNVAPGYAPAGAHLIAAVAVGDPGLDDAALTSAMAAQATDWFGNDVAKWRRLRVYRITHALPAQRPPALVVARRPVRLEDGLFVCGDHRDTASIQGAMESGRRAAQAVVEALRR, translated from the coding sequence GTGAGCGCTCGATCGGACGTCTTGATCGTCGGCGCCGGCCTTGCCGGACTCTGTTGCGCGCGGGAGCTCGTCGGCGAAGGGGTGGAGACGCGCCTGCTCGAGGCGTCCGACGCGGTCGGCGGTCGCGTGCGCACGGACCGGCTCGACGGCTTCCTCCTCGATCGCGGGTTCCAGATCCTCCTCACCGCCTACCCCGAGTGCAGGCGGATGCTCGATTACGCGGCGCTCGACCTCAAGCCCTTCTACCCCGGCGCACGCGTGCGATTCGACGGGAGCTTCTACCGCGTCGCCGATCCGACGCGGGCGCCGCTGGACGCCGTGGCGGGGGCGTTCTCCCCGATCGGGACCCTCGGCGACAAGCTCGCGATCCTGCGCGTGCGCCAGCGGGCGCGCGAGGGCGCCCTCGACGACCTCTTCGCGCGTCCGGAGACGACGACCCTCGACGCGCTCCGAGGCCACGGATTCTCGGACGCGATGATCGAGAGGTTCTTCCGTCCGTTCCTGGGAGGGATCTTCCTCGAAAAGGAGCTCCAGACCTCCAGCCGCATGTTCGAGTTCGTCTTCCGGATGTTGTCCGAAGGGGACAACGCGCTCCCTGCGACGGGGATGGCGGCGATTCCCGATCAGCTCGCCGGGAAGCTGCCCGCGGGGACGATCCGATTCGGGACCCCCGTCCGCGAGGCGGGGCCGGGTCGCGTCGTGCTCGAATCGGGGGAGGCGCTCGAGGCCGCCGCCGTCGTGGTGGCGGTGGAGGGGCCCGCCGCCGCGCGCCTCACCGGTCGAACACCCGCCCCGGAGTCGTGCGCCCAGACCTGCGTCTACTTCGCCGCCGAGCGGGCCCCCTTCGAGGGGAGGGAGATCGTGCTCGACGGCGACAACCGCGGGCCGATCACGAATCTGGCGGTCGTCAGCAACGTCGCGCCCGGTTACGCCCCGGCGGGGGCGCACCTCATCGCCGCGGTCGCCGTGGGCGACCCCGGTCTCGACGACGCCGCGCTGACCTCCGCGATGGCGGCGCAGGCGACGGACTGGTTCGGGAACGACGTCGCGAAGTGGCGGCGGCTGCGGGTCTACCGCATCACCCACGCGCTCCCCGCGCAACGCCCGCCGGCCCTCGTCGTCGCGCGCCGGCCGGTGCGCCTGGAGGACGGGTTGTTCGTCTGCGGCGACCACCGCGACACCGCCTCGATCCAGGGGGCGATGGAGTCCGGTCGTCGCGCGGCGCAGGCGGTCGTCGAGGCCCTCCGGCGCTAG